The genomic window GCCGATTCGCCTAAATAACTAGCATCACAATCAGCACAAGTGATCTCGTACACAATTCCAGACTGTTTAATGGGTTCTGTCTTGTCTTTAGGGGCTACTAAAGCACTCCTGCAGTCCTAAACGCTCGGCGTAGCTTCTCAGAAAGGCCTTCTATTTAAGGCAAGGTGACAAAACCTTTATTGGCCGTCTCCGAGTCTGGGTTCAGAGAAGAACTGTCTTTCTCTTTGGGCTGGCCGCGGAAAAGTCCAGTCTTTATAGCCACAGTTTTTAAGAGCGTTTTTCACATGCGCGATCTCATCCTCCTTATCTGCCTGCCGGGTCTGTGACAACCGTTTCTGCACGATGGAATAGCATTCTTACCACACTGATTTTGTGTTCAAGTGGGTGGTGAGAGGAGAAGTTCAAGTATTGCTCTGTGTGTGTCGGTTTTCTGTACACTTTGACTTTAAGAGTTCCGTCCTGTTGACGACAGACCAGAGTGTCGAGGAAGGGAAGTTTACCGTCTTCTTCTTCCTCACACGTAAACTTGATGTTGGGATCAATGTTATTAATATGATCAGTGAATTCTTCGATGTGTGCAGTTTTTATGACCACGAAGGTATCATCCACATATCTTTTCCAAGCACGCGGTGGGTGGGGGCTAATGTTAATGTCTGACTCTCAAAGTATTCCATGTACGCGTCTGCAGAAAGTGGACTACACGAACTGCCCATCGCACATCCATTTCGTTGAAGCTAGACAAAACCTTACTCAGGCTCAAGATGTTCTGTCCCACCTTTCTTCCAGCTCGAATCACTCTTCAACAGCTCACCGACAACTTCAAGTGTTTTGTCTACGGGGATGGATGTAAACAGAGCAGATACATCAAATGACACAAGAGACTCATCTGATTGCAATTTCAAATCACGAATGTCCTCCACGAAGGATTGAGTGTTGGTAATGTGATATTCGGTGTTGCCAATAAGAGGAGATATAATCCCTGACACAAACCGCGCAAGTTCGTAGGTGACCGATCCGATGCTTGCTATTATCGGTCTAAGCGGGGCACCGGCTTTATGGATTTGTATCAACCCATACAATTTCGGTACATCACAGACAGTAGGATATAATTTCCTATAAGTTCTTGAGTCAATGGCACCTTTATCATTCAGATCTTTCAGTAATTTGATGAGTTTATTCTGATATTTCTGCGTAGGATCTTTCTTAAGCCGTTCGTAAACATTCACATCCTGAAGAAGTGCGATAACTTTCTCTTCATAAACAGCAGAGTCAAAAACACAAGTGGCCATGTCTTTGTCACCGGGCACAATAATGATCCCAGTGTCTTTTTTAAGCTTATCAAGAGCAAGTCTTTCTTCTTTAGTGATGTTGGTTTTGTAGTCTTGATTACATTGACTACTCGAGCACGAAGTTCAGCTGCTTTATCCCCGGGTATGTCTTTACACGCTGTTTCAGTAGCAACCACGATGTCTTTGACAGTGAATTTTTTACTACTTACAGAGTAATTTAATCCTCGTTGTAACAGCGAAACTTCCGCTCCAGTCAGTGAACGCGAAGACAAATTCACTACCCACTTATCGCGAGCACCACCATCCGATGTTTTCCTTTTTTCAGCCAAATTATCAGCGTTTTCCTTCTCCGAAACCAACTGTTGATGCTTCCGAATTTGACGTGTTTTCGCCTCCTGATTTTCGCGATCTTCGACCTTGTTGATGAACTCGGTCACTTTCTTGCGCTGATTGTGATGCTAGTTATATAGACAAATCGGCCAGGAAGCTCGAGAAAAGGATCAGTGAACACAAATCCACCGCTGGCCGTTCCAAATCAGCTGTCAGGGAGCACGTCGTAAGATCAAAAGGACACCAGATTTactgggaaaatgtaaaagttcTTGAACGGGAGCAAAGGGAGTATTCCCGTAGAGTTCTGGAAGCAATACACAAGGACTCAAATACCAAGACTGAATCATGACAAAGGTCTAGAAATAGATCCTATCTGGGTAaacttgctgatgcccagggggcgcggcactacatcgtaacatcctatgacgtcgtCCTGCCAATCATAtaacgtcatcagtgagagatatcccgaatGTAgccaagatatcatcacagcatcaccatctgctgaagaagCTAGTCGaaatagtgaaaacgttccaggtgagcgaaaaaatagtgtagtgttgaagttaaactctttaatcaactttcaggaaggttttctggtaTTTAAAGTAGTAATAATGagttaaaatgaaatgaaacattATTTTTGTATCTTGTGTTCTATTGAGGATCATGTCTTAATCTGGCATCAAAGTTGCcttagacaacgaacttggctgattccaattaggtgtaagtcgGGATATGGTGTAAGGACATGTGTAAAacttacaaatatgccaaaaattcaggtttgaaattcgGGACATTTTATAGCTGACTCTATATGATTTGAAATGTacgtataaagaaaaacattgcagggAAGACTGGCAAAACAAACGTGTTGCATATAGATATTTCCAAATAATTGTAAAGTGTATAAAAACGCTACGGTAGTGGTCGAACCTTTAACCTCTCGCACTACAAGCGACGGCGTTGACCACTACACCATCACTACCTGTTATATTATACGCGTatcttttgcaatgttatttctcaTTCAGTGTCTCGCTCAGCAATAAACTTTTTAAAACTGTAAGTTCAGCCAATCAGTTGTTATtgctttttatattgacttcaatattcaAGACAAGGtagtattttgcttgaataaataaatattgctgaagtcaactggacgattctgacgattattattatGTACAAGGCCGGCTGATAATTTTCATAGTGACACTGGTCACCAATGGCCACGCAAGAATACGACACGAGGCCTCTTAGAAAGCAACATTTCAACCCATGATCAAAATTGTCCCatcaatcattttcgctgaaaatttaatacaagttgaagttagttaatgtctatcattacagaaaagcatacgaccggcgtttgctcaGTTGTACAtattataaccattttggtgatcgtgacatgcattttttctcatttcctCGGCTACTTTGAGCATGTTAAAGCTTCTTTATTGTCCatacttttacacgttatttaaGCAAAAAAACGACCAGTGTCTTCCATTTCTgaagctatttcgctaaaacgcgTTTGCCGACTAAATTtttaacattgtgttacgtaacaccAACCCGTAATAATTTTccatcgaacaaaagaggtcacgaagttgccttCGTACTGTACAGTGGTCCTACTGTGTACGTGCGGTCAGGAAAGTGTTCTCAAcccggtatagcattcatatctacatacttacaaagtatgatgttttgcataacttttattttgcataaagaaacaccgcgcgatgtgtgttgtaagggtgcatactaccaaattactgtccctgatcatttattagacattaggataatcatccatgaaaacagaaacatacagtcatgcagcgtacacttaagtGTAAAACATGTGTTTGAGcctgaggtatactagtctcaggtttgaacaagaacactaatttatgtaggatatacaccccatgcagcctacgcctataTACCGTCTGTACACAAAACAAAtgtaggtctgaccaaacacggagaagctaTTAAATGTCACTCTGtatatttatcttctacctgaccagcatgcaaatccctcagaatttagacaacCGTAGGTCAAGGCCGTGTATGTGTTattcggtatcggccgctttaggggcagactggatacggtcactgttctaatattctctactttcaaagaataatttatattatatgtagcctagtaatactttaggattgtggagacagatacagatattgctaattcatttcggttacatacactatccgctatattttgccttttaaattttaaagttaccaatcattgtgacatgcgcccttattcacaaacacgaactgcacggggtttcccagcaaaacttgtatttttcatagtgaccgtaaagtatgatattttgcatatgcaaaactacatatttgccgaagtatgtagtttgcatatgcaaaactacatacttttggaaagtatgtaattttgcatatgcaaaatatcatattttgcaaaggtatctggttttgcacgcagcaccggttcTCAACTTCCCTGGTGCGGTCATAGACCCTACTAGCTCCTACTATACTATTGTGCGGTTCACATAAAACGACCGAATTACAATTACTGTTTATAGTCCTGTAGCAAACACTGCACGGCACTGAAATAGTTCGGTGATCATGAACAAGACTGACCAATAATTATTTACTTTCagttgcttgatttgtttcagcGCATGCGTTCTTTACATTTCAAGTTTGAGTTGATCACCGACAAAATCGTGTCGATAAACAGCGTTATGTCcgaaaaaaaacccagtgcacTTTGGCAGAAGTTTCATTGGCAGATCGACCCCAGCAGACAAACCCGATTGGATTCTTAATCAAGGATTTTACCATTTTCGCGATGTGCAATGGCCCTGGCAATGGCTTCGTTGTCGATATTGCTTGGATGTATTTCGGCAATGATGATTTTTGCTGAAATCGGTAAGCTTTCATCCATTCAATATTCAGTTTAAACGAAGTGACAGACAAAGCTTGTCAGTCAGACAGACTCATCAGATAAAGTAAGAAAAAAGCTACAGATCTACGCGAGATTTCGAATTCGTTTTTGTCATCCATTTTCTGCGGGAAGCTAAACAATTTTATGACAACttcaaaaatagcaaattgcgcagaTCAAAATGAATGCAAGGATAGattaaaaatgcacattttggagGGGGATAAtcagatttcagattttttttaaatacatgtttGACAAAAAACAGTGACAACCTTCAAATGATATAAGCGTTCATAACCGTTTATacaaacattaatttttaaatatgagaaaggtttttaacacaagtctccacatacataaatgacagccagtgaaaaaatgtcactgaccatccaggatttgaacctaggaTCCtaggatcaccggaccgatgttctgccaactgagctaatgagtcagatggagaagagcagtgatgttattatctatattaggccttcagttcaatacccaaTTAACAAGTTCCATTCttctatttggcaaaaaatgattaTAATGGTTCGTATTATTATTAATAACTATTAACCCATGAAGTCAAAAACACTTATAATATATACAAATCTGTGCATTAAAATATAACTATACATGTAGTGGTTTCTTTTTCACAATTTGTCCGTGTTTTTGGTTTTTGTATATATTAGCAATAGACTTCTTAACGTGCTTGTTTTATTCATGCTCGGGATTTGTGCATTAAAGCAATATTCAGAAAATTTAGCTGCCTGCAAATCCAAAATAGGGGTAGGCCTAATGTCTTAAAAGTGTTCTCGAAATTTAGAAAATAGGGGTAGTTTAACTCCCGTTAAATTAGGGCCCGTTTAGTACAAAATAGGGATAACAATTGctcaaaatattcttaaaattagGGTCCGATAGTGGAATTTTCAGAAAGATCATGATTGTGTTACGTCTTTCAATATGGACGGCCCAGTGATTCCTTTCTCTTCTTATGGTATATTATGCTACCAACAGGGGAGAGTGCAGTGCACTACGCGGTCCGCACCTGACACGAAatttaggtattttcgtctcaggtccGCACAAGCATCACACTTTATGAACACTCCACTGAATAGCCCTCGTTGAAATACACGTATGCCGATTTTCAtcgctcgttttgaggcctttccGGCAATATCTGAAATCTTTTATGACAACCAgttgattgcaaatcgatgacagttgaacataattatgttaaatgaGTATTTGAAATTTCAtaatcctagcatccactttttatgacatttgtcagtagatatccatgagcAAAAGTTTATCTCAAAACTTTAGTTGATCAGATATTGTACTTCTTTTGGTTAAAACAAAAGGGTTCCGTCATTAAATTGGTAACTGCACCAACAAATTATAAACGCTTGACCCGCCACGCAGATATTTTAACCAGCGCTAATTATCATGTCTAATCGTGTTACtatacaaggtgtatcaaaatgattggtacccatcagctttgacACCTGCTTCatccaaattcaacattagatcctcttggaATAACTACATTTGATAGTTGTATGATCTGTTATTTCATTAATCTACAAAGAAGATgggtgttgcattttgatgtggccaCACTtgctggatattgatgggtaccaatcattttgatacaccctgtagctaTTGTGTTTCAATAACACATTCTTATGATGGTATATTATTTAATATAGGCCAGATTACTGAACTTAATTTAATTGTCCGTTTTGTCAATttcataattttccattttaacaccccccccacccccaccccccacccaacaccccccacccccacccccacacacacacaagatTTGAAAGGAAAAAGAACACTAAATGAATAAAACAACCCAATACAGCTATGCATAGCCTTTATGCGCTACCTCGACCTCGACCTCGACCTCGACCATTGTCCGAAATAGGTAGCGGAATTGATCTCTTCCTAACTGCATAGCTTTGCGTTGCACAATGCGATGCGTCaccagcggttgcttttggcagtcaaattttcgaccccagagtcgacatcgccggttctagctgctattgaattatATTGAATATATGAAAAccacatagacattggctaatgtcaatgcacatttgcacgtggcatcactacgccatgttatttgtggcagaaggggcattttgaaggtttttcgtctcagaccggaagtgaccccttaatgacctttgacccaaaataaaaaataccacatatacactgggtaaccacaattcatatatgaacataccgttactgtcctttgtttttcttagctaataaaattttttgaaggtatttcgttttataccggaagtgaccccttaatatcctttgacaccaaatctgtgtacaccccatatacactgggttacaccaatgcatgtgtgcaagtggcgtcactgtcctatgtaatttgtggaagaagatgcattttataagtatatctatttataccggaagtgaccccttaatgacctttgaccccaaattaaaaaataccacatatacactgggcaaccacaatttatgtgtgcatataccgttactgttctacgtttttcttagctaataaaattttttaaagatatttcgttttataccggaagtgaccacttaatgacctttgaccccaaatctgtgtacaccccatagacactaggtaataacaatacatgtgtgcaagtggcgtcgctgtcctacgtaatttgtgggagaagatgcattttaaaggtatttcgtttttgtaccggaagtgaccccttcatgacctttgactccattaaaaaaaatatcacatatacactgggttactacaactcatatgtgaacataccgttactggcctatgttttgtttagctaataaatttttttggaggtatttcgttttatttcctttgaccccaaatatgtatacaccacatagacactgggtaatatcaatgcatgtgtgctagtggcgtcgctgtcctacgtaagttgtaggagaagatgcatttttagttgaaatcacgtttttgacccctatgacctctgcgtgacctttgaccccatgagtttcatgtaacttgtaggggcacggtcaatgatcattgtgaccaagttaggtctaAATCGtggtaagcatgtgagtgctagagcaatgtaaagattgacagaagaaagaacctatttacacagccgtgactaacgtcacggctgtgtaaatataAATCAGTTTCTATACGCTGGAAAAacaaagcagcataagaaaaaacatgaactagacttagctgtggtctaagaccacgaacacagccgtgttatgaccctttaatcacctttgaccccaaaatatatgaaaaccccatagacatttgctaatgtcaatgcacgtgtccatgtggcatcactttgctatgctttttgtggcagaaggggcattttgaaggtatatcgttttataccggaagtgaccccttactgacctttgaccccaaatgtgtgtacaccatatagacactgtgttataacaatgcatgtgtgcaagtggcgtcactgtcctacgtaatttgtggaagaagaagcattttaaaggtatttcgttttataccggaagtgacccttaatgacctttgaccccaaataaaataatactacatataaactgggtaaccacaattcatgtgtgaacatacggttactgtcctatgtttttcttagcaaataaaaaattttgaaggtttttcattttataccggaagtgaccccttaatgacctttgaccccaaatctgtgtacaccctgtagacactgggtaatgacaatgcatgtgtgcaagtggcgtcactgtcctacagaatctgtggaagaagatgcattttaaaggtattttgttttataccggaagtgaccccttaatgagctttgaccccaaataaaaaaataccacatatacattgggtgactgcagatcatatgtgaacataccgttactgtgctatgttttacttagctaataaaaatttttgaaggtatttctttttataccggaagtgaccgcttaatgagctttgaccccaaataaaaaaataccgcatatacattgggtaactgcagatcatatgtgaacataccgttactgtgctatgttttttttagctaataaaaatttttgaaggtttttcgttttataccggaagtgaccccttaatgacctttgaccccaaatctgtgtacaccacatagacactgggtaatagcaatacatgtgtgcaagtggggttgctgtcgtacgtaagttgtgggagaagatgcatttttagttgaaatcaaatttttaacccctgtgacccctgcgtgacctttgaccccgcgagtttcgtgtgacatgtaggggcgtggtcaatgatcattgtgaccaagttaggttaaaatcgatgtaagcatgtgagtgctagagcaaatgtaatggttgacagaaagaaagaagaaactagaccaCCAGCCATGCCGCGACATGGCACACAAGACGGCCCGAGAATGGATTTGCAACTTTTTGAACTTTGACTTTGACCATTTGGACCGAGGCTATTATAGACTGCccccaccattaatggtgcatcactgtagcatataggggcttaatccgtcttccataggctgagatatagccacttttccgtaattttaaattgtttttggcaaatttgacgttttgacccccttaatgacctttgaccccaatataaaaaaacctcatctacaccgagaaaatgcattgttacagtttaaatttaaaaaatctactattcttagttatggagataaaaattcttgaagttatttagcttaaaaccggaaatgacgtctaaatgacctttgaccaaaaaaataaaaataccgtgcatacatcgggtaacactaatgcatatgtgaagtttatgtcactctacgttttgagataaaaaaaataaaaatatttgatgatttttggtttttgaccggaagcgaccccttaatgacctttgaccccaaaactgtagacaccccaaagaccctggttggtaacaatgcatgtgtgctaatagcaacactctgctatgtaatttgtaaaaacagtgattttttgaatatttttagctttcagaccagaaatgacccccttaatgacctttgaccccttatctgtgaacaccctatagacaccgaccaaagtcaagtcacatgacctaagcatgtcaccatcacatgttatttgtggaagaagatacattttatagtaaaaatcgcattttagccattgtgagcaggtcaaaggtcaaatggagttcaatgtcatgtaacatgtggggacatggtcagtggtgtttgtgaccaagtatggtcaaaatcggtcaaagcatagcagagctagggcgaaacgtggcaaatcacgcaaTAGGCACGagggttgacagaaagaaagaaagatcccaAGCAAGACAGGACAAGACGGCGCAGCCTGCGCCGtcttgtaagaaagaaagaacctgtaagaaaaaagacacagccgtgactaacgtcacggctgtgtaagtaCTTACTTTCCCTGACTATTAAATCTAGTAAGACATGATAATAGCATTTCTAAAGTGTGATTTGAACATATTAAGAGATTTAAGAGtgttggcatcagaagaaagtttATTCCAATGAATAGGGCCAGTGGTTCTGACACCTTTGGATGAAaaagtggttttatttctaaccaGTTGGTAATTATCGATATATCTAGTGCtgtaattatgaatgttttgcat from Amphiura filiformis chromosome 5, Afil_fr2py, whole genome shotgun sequence includes these protein-coding regions:
- the LOC140152135 gene encoding uncharacterized protein, which translates into the protein MATCVFDSAVYEEKVIALLQDVNVYERLKKDPTQKYQNKLIKLLKDLNDKGAIDSRTYRKLYPTVCDVPKLYGLIQIHKAGAPLRPIIASIGSVTYELARFVSGIISPLIGNTEYHITNTQSFVEDIRDLKLQSDESLVSFDVSALFTSIPVDKTLEVVGELLKSDSSWKKGGTEHLEPE